The nucleotide window TCGAGAGCGGGTTGGCGGTCCCGCCAGGCGATCGCGCGGCCGCGGTCTCGAAGGTGTTCGAGCTGCCGTAGCCCAGTAGATCCAGTACCCGCGTGTCATCGGTCACCGAACCGGTAGCCAGCCCGTCCAAGGTTCCCGGCTGGTCGGCCAGCACAATGGTGCCGGACGCACCGGCCGGATTCAGCGCGCCGCTGCTGATGTCCGGCTCCGGCAGAGCAACACCGTTATCGGCGTTGCTGCCGCCCTCGACGAGGAAGTAGCCGTTGGCCGGAATCGTGCCGCGCAACGGCACCACGCCGTTCGGATTCTTGATGCCTGTGGCCGAGCGGTACTGCAGGGACATGCCGTCCAAGGTGACGGGGGAGTCCGTTGTGTTGAACAGCTCAACGAACTTATGGGTGTAGGGCGCATTGCGGCTTCCGCCGTTGACATACGCCTCATTGATAACGACGGCGGTGTCCGCCGGTTCCGCCGCGCTCGCCGGGAGTGCCAACAACGCGGCCAGCGGCGTCGCGGCGAACAGGCCTGCGGCGACCGCCGCACCCAGCACCGATCTGCCTGTCGCGGTCTTACCTGACTTGGAGGTCATTGTTCTCTTCCTCTTGGTTGGGGGTCAAGGATGGGCAGGTCTTCGGGCACAAGAGTGAGGGTTTCCTTCCGCAGAAGAAAACCCTCACTGGCGTGGTGTTAGTGCTCGGCGGAATCCGCCGGGCCGCGTCTGCGGGCCGCAATTACGGCGGCGGTTCCGCCGGCAAGCAGCACCAGCGCGCCGATTCCGAGCGGCAGGACGCCACTGACACCCGTGTAGGCGAGAGCGCCGCCGTCGTTGTTCGGACCGGTTGCAACGCCGGGCAGGTCGTCGGCATTGTCATCGGCCCGATCACCGGGTTGGTCATTGCCGGCATCATCGCCGTTTTGGCCGCGGCCGTCATCGGCGGGAAGTTCAGCCACCGGGACCTCGATCGGCAGCCGCACCAGCGTGCCGGACTCGGATGCGGTGAGCGTAAAGACGCCCCCGCTCAGCTCGTCCGGAACGGTGAAGGAGACAGTTGCGGCCCCGTTAATCACGTCGAAAGTGCCCAGCGTGGTGGGCAGCGCTGCGGCCGGAACGGAGCGGGCAAAGGCGCTGGCGCCGCTGTCGGCCGGTTCGTAGCGCAGGGTCAGCTCGGTGTTGACCGGAGCGCCCAGCGAGGTCAGGTCCAGCTTGGAGACCTCGAAGGACACCTGCTGGCCCGGCTCAACCGTGGCGGGCGCACCCGTCAGGGCCACCGCGCGGCGGTCGAAGGACGGGGACAGCGGGCTGTCCTGCTCCAGGTAGGCGATCCACGCGTCACGGTCGATCAGACCGGAATCCCGGGTATCGGTGCCATCGTTGAAGACGTGGAAGTTGTCTCCGCCCTGCGCCAGGAAGCTGAACGTGCCGATCCGGTACTCGCGGGCTTCGTCCAACTGCTCGCCGTTGATCCACACGCCGGTGATGTGGTTGCCCTGTTCGGCGTCCGGATCGTAGGTGTAGTTGACGTTGTCCGAAAGGCCGAGGTTCAGGAACGGACGGCTGGGCACATTGCCGTCCGCATCCAGCTGCCACTGCTGCTCCAGCAGCGTCTTGAACTGGGCGCCAGTGAGCGTGGTGGTCCATAGATTGTTTACGAACGGCAGCACCGCGTTGGCCTCGGCGAACGTGATGGTTCCGTCAGGCGCGTAATAGAGCTCGGAGCGCAGGCCGCCGGGATTGACTACACCGATCTCGGCGCCGCCCAGTCCCTCGGCGGAGAGTGTTTCCACCAGCGAGTCCGCCACCAGGTTGCCCAGCGAGGATTCGGAGGCGCGGTCGTCGCGCTCAGGCAGCGTATCCTCGTCCTCGCCGTCGGGCGTGAAGGCCGTGGTGATATCGCCCGTCACGGAGCCGACCTGCCGTGCCCCCACCACTTCGGCTTCGGCCAGGGCGGCGTCGACGATCCTCCGGACTTCGGCTACCCGGGGGTACTTCTTCGCCAGCTCGTCATCGAGGGCCTTGTTCAGCTCATCCGCGTTCGCAGCGTCCTGGTCCGGGATCGCCACTCGGGGTACAAGGGCCATCTCGTAGCTCGTAACATCGAAGGTCGCCTCGCCGTTATCCTCGCCCTCGGTGACACTGAGCTGGATCTGGCCGATGTTCCCGCCGTACTGCCCGGTCTGGACGATCGGCCGTGTTTCGCCGGTGGCACCCGGTACCGGAGCGTCGAAGGTGTAGGCCTGATGCGTGTGCCCGGTGAAGATCGCGTCCACCTCGGCGGAGGTCTCGTTGGCGATGCGTGCGAAGACGGCGCTGCCCAGCGCAGCGTCCAGGCTCGCACCGGTGGCGGCGCCCTCATGGTACGACGCCAGGATGATGTCTGCTTCGTCGCCGGTACCGTCTGTCAGCTCGGCAGTAACACGGTTGACAGCTGCAACCGGATCGCCGAAGTCCAGCGTGGAAATGCCGCCGGGACTGACCAGCGTCGAGGTTTCCTGCGTGACCACACCGATGACGCCAACCGTCAGTCCCGCCACCTCGACCAGGGCGTATTCCTGCAGCGCGGGAGTCATGGTGCCCTGCGTATACACGTTGGCGCCAAGCTGCGGGTAGCTGGAGTTGGCGGAAACCCGCCCGTTCAAGTCTGCGAAGCCTTTGTCGAATTCATGATTGCCGACGGCGGTGGTCGCCAATTCCAGCGCGTTCAGGACTTCGATGGTCGGCTGGTCGTCCTGGGAAGCCGAGGCGAACAGGGAAGCCCCGATGTTGTCGCCGGCCGAAGTGAAGAGCGTGCCATCCGGGTTCTGCTCCCGCAGCTGTTCGACGGTGCCGGCAAACTTCACCGTGTTGTCGTCGATGCGGCCGTGGAAGTCGTTGATGCCCAGCAGGTTCAGCTCGTAGGTGTCGCCGACGTCCTGAGTTTCAACCGGTTGGTCTTCAGCGGGCGCTTCCACAGGCGCCTGTGCAGGTCCGCTTGCGGGGGCTTCCGCAGCAGGTTCGGAAGTGCCGGAGTCCTCCAGATCGGCGCCCTCTTCCGGTCCGGTTGCCGGAGTGGTCGCCGGCGCGGTCTCGGTGCCGGATTGCCCGGTCACCACAGGCGACGAGGCCGTGGTCGGTTCCGGGTCGGATTCATTTGCCACGGCGGGCAGGACTGCGAAGGGAACGGCCAGCAGGCCGATCGACAATGCAGCGCCCAGCGTGGCCTTCATAGATGAAGCAGCCTTTGGCACGGTATCTCCAGTTTCGGTTCCCCATAAAGGTGTGCCGGAGGACGGCACCCAAGGCGAGCCGGTCCGGCAGCAAGGCAGTGATGGTGTGCGAGCACACCTGACCATCCCAGCCCAGCAGGATGAACGAGAGGTTACCGCGCGGGTAGTACCAAGGGAATAGTTCTGTGAAAGAAGGGCTTCGGAACTTCCGTGTCGCTCGGGAAGTCTTGACAAAAGTCGCAGCCCGCGGAACAGTGTCGGCGCTTAAATAGCTCAAGGGCCCCGGAACCGGGGCCCTTGAGTAACAGGGAGCGGAAGGTATGGGATTTGAACCCATGAGACGGGGTTACCGCCTACTGGTTTTCAAGACCAGCTCCTTCGGCCGCTCGGACAACCTTCCCTGCCTAGTAGTGTGTCACGGAGGGGCCGGAGATATCAAAACTCCGGCCGGTTTTCGGCGTGCACCAGGAGGCGTGAATGAAGGCGGTTTTTTACGAAGGCACAGGCGGTCCCGAGGTCATCGAGGTCCGTGAGGTCCAGCCGCCGGTGCCCAAGCCGGGCGAGGTGATTGTCGACGTCGTTGCCGCCGGTTTGAACCGCGCGGACGTGCAGCAGCGCCGCGGAGTCTACCCGCCGCCGCCCGGCGCCTCGGACATTCCCGGCCTGGAAGTTTCCGGCCGCATCGCTGCGCTCGGTGACGACGTCAACGGTTGGCAGGTCGGCGACGAGGTCTGTGCCTTGCTGGCCGGCGGCGGTTATGCGGAGCAGGTTGCGGTGCCTGCAGGCCAACTCATGACCGTGCCCGAAGGGGTGGACCTGGTCACCGCCGCGGCGCTGCCGGAAGTGACGGCCACCATCTTCTCCAATCTCTTTATGGCGGCCGGGGTGCAGGCGGGCGAAAGCGTGCTCATCCACGGCGGCGGCGGCGGCATCGGCACGATGGCGGTCCAGATGGTCCGCGCGTTCGGTGGCCTGCCCATGGTGACTGCCGGCTCCCAGGCCAAGCTCGACGTCGTACGTCCCCTGGGTGCCCAGGTCCTGATCAACTACAAGGAAGAGGACTTTGTCGCCAGGGTCATGGAAGCCACCGGTGGCCGCGGCGCTGACGTGATCCTCGACGTCGTCGGGGCGAAATACCTGCAACGCAACCTGGATGCCCTGGCCACCTCCGGCCGGCTGGTCGTCATCGGGCTGCAGGGCGGCGCCAAGGCGGAACTGAACCTCGGACAGCTGATGTCCAAGCGCGCCGCCGTCATAGGAACCACACTCCGTTCGCGGCCGGTGGAGGAGAAGTCCGCGATTGTGCGGGCGGTCATGACCCATGTCTGGCCGCTGGTCGCCTCAGGGGATATCGCCGCGCAGGTGGGCCGGACCTATCCGCTGGATTCGGCCGCCGAGGCGCACGAGTATTTCGATTCGGGCGAGCACATCGGCAAGATCCTGCTCACCACCGCGGCCGACTAGCGCCGCCTGGCAAGGGGGAAACCCGGCGGACCCCCGCAGCGGAGGGCCGCTGGGCGCATACTCCAGCCTGCTCGGCTATTGGGAGTCCGAATCCCTGTGACTTGATGCACGTGGCTGTTAGATTGCTGATAAGTACGCTTTTTATCCGCCGTGCGTCTCAACAGGGAGCAATGATGAGCCATACACCAACAGCAGGATCCGCGCCGGATCCGGACCGTGACTCAGATGTCCTGGTCCAGGATCCGAACCTTCCGCCGGTAGCCCTCGACCCGGAAATCGCCGCCGCCGAGGAGCGCCGGTGGCCGCCGCTGAAGATCGCCATCTGGATAGCCATCGCGCTGCTGGGCGGCGTGGCCTGGACGATGCTCGCCTTTGTGCGGGGCGAAACCGTCAACGCTATCTGGTTCGTCTTTGCCGCGGTCTGCACCTACCTGATCTTCTACCGCTTCTATTCGAAGTTCATCGAGAACAAGATCACCAGGCCCAACGACAAGCGGGCCACGCCAGCGGAGTACAAAGCAGACGGCAAAGACTATGTGGTCACGGACCGGCGGGTGCTGTACGGGCACCACTTCGCGGCGATCGCCGGGGCCGGGCCGCTGGTCGGTCCCATCCTGGCCGCCCAGATGGGCTACCTGCCGGGTACCATCTGGATTATCATCGGCGTGATTCTGGCCGGTGCGGTGCAGGACTACCTGGTGCTGTTCTTCTCGATGCGCCGCGGCGGACGCTCGCTGGGCCAGATGGCCCGCGAGGAGCTCGGCCTGATCGGCGGCACCGCCGCCCTGATCGCCACGCTGGCCATCATGATCATCATCGTCGCCATCCTGGCCCTCGTGGTGGTCAACGCGCTGGGCGAATCCCCGTGGGGCGTCTTCTCGGTCTCCATGACCATCCCGATCGCCATTTTCATGGGCATCTACCTGCGGTTCATCCGCCCCGGTAAAGTCAGCGAAATCTCGATCATCGGCTTCGTGCTGCTGATCGCCGCGATCATCGGCGGCGGCATGATCGCCGAAACCGACTGGGGCGTGGCCGTCTTCACGCTGGACCGCATCACCATCGCCTGGGGCATCATCATCTACGGCTTCATCGCCGCGGTGCTGCCGGTGTGGCTGCTGCTGGCCCCGCGCGACTACCTCTCCACCTTCATGAAGATCGGGACCATCGTCATGCTGGCCGTAGCCATCGTGCTGGTGCGTCCGGAAATCAACATCCCTGCCATCAGCGAGTTTGCCGGCCGGACCGATGGGCCGGTAGTACCCGGCTCCCTGTGGCCGTTCCTGTTCGTGACCATTGCCTGCGGCGCCCTCTCCGGTTTCCACGCGCTGATTTCTTCGGGCACCACGCCGAAGATGGTCCACAAGGAGAAGCAGACCCGGTTCATCGGGTACGGCGGCATGCTGATGGAGTCCTTCGTGGCCATCATGGCCCTGGTCGCCGCGATCTCCATTGACCGCGGCATCTATTTCGCGATGAACTCCTCGGCCGCCGCAACCGGCGGCACCGTGGAGGGTGCGGTAGCCTTCGTCAACGGCCTGGGCCTGGCCGGGGTGAACCTGACCCCGGACATGCTGACCCAGCTGGCAGCCAACGTCGGCGAGGAGTCGGTGGTCTCACGAACAGGCGGCGCCCCGACCCTCGCCGTCGGCCTCGCCCAGATCATGCAAAGCCTGATCGGCGGGGTGGGTCTGATGGCCTTCTGGTACCACTTCGCCATCATGTTCGAAGCGCTGTTCATCCTCACCGCCGTCGACGCCGGAACCCGCGTGGCCCGCTTCATGCTGCAGGACACCATCGGCAACTTCGCTCCCAAGTTCAAGGACATGTCCTGGCGCCCCGGGGTCTGGATCTGTACGGCGATCATGGTGGCCGGCTGGGGGTACATCCTGATACTCGGGGTGACGGATCCGTTGGGCGGCATCAACACGTTCTTCCCGCTCTTCGGCATCGCCAACCAGCTGCTCGCGGCGATCGCGCTCGCGGTCTGCATGGCCATCGCGGCCAAGAAGGGCGTATTCAAGTACCTGTGGATCATCGCCCTCCCGCTGGCCTTCGCCGCAGTGATCACCATCTGGGCGTCGATCCTGAAGATCTTCTCGCCGGACGTACGGGTGGGATACTGGGCCAACCACTTCGCGCACCAGGAAGCGCTGGCCAACGGCGAGACCAGCCTGGGCAACGCAGGGTCGGTCGAAGCGATGGAGGCCGTCGTCCGGAACACCTGGGTCCAGGGCACGCTGTCCATCGTGTTCGTGGTGCTGACCATTATTGTCATCGCCACCGCTATCATCGCCACCGTCAAGTCCTGGCAGCGCGGCGGCGAAAAGTCGCATGAGGACCCGGCCGTCGTCTCGGCCACCTACGCGCCGGCCGGATTCATCGCCACAACACCGGAGCGCGAATTGCAGAAGCGTTGGGACGAACTGCCCCAGGACAAGCGGCTGGCGCGGTCGAAGCACTGATGACCATGTCTTCGAACAAGGCACTCAACCAGGCCGCCGGCAAAGCACACGCCGGCTGGAAGGGCTTCGTCTGGTACTTCAAGTCCCTGATGGGCGAGAACGCCTACCAGTCGTATCTTGACCACCACGCGCGGACCCACACCGGTACCCCGCCCATGACCGAGCGCGAGTTCTGGCGGGACAAGACGGACCGCCAGGACCGCAATCCGGAAGGCCGCTGCTGCTAGCGGCTTACAGCTGAATAACGACGGCGGCACCCGCCTCGAGCTCCTCACGGAGGCTTCGGGGCGGGTGCCGGTTTGTGACGGTTTGTACTCCGGCGGAGTTTCCGGCGATCGTGAGGCGGGGGCGATTGTGTGGGAGCAAAGCTGGATTTAGCTTCGGCCTCTGGCAAGATGAAACCATGAGCGACGAGCAGATACCTCAGACGGAAGAACCGGCCATCGAAGGAGCTCTCACCCTTGACCAGCAGCGCGCGGAAGAAGCCGAGACCCGGGACGAAGCGGGCCGAAACGGCAAGAAGGGCTCGCAACTCCATGACCTGGTGGATGAACCCGCCAAGGTCATGCGGATCGGGACCATGATCCGCCAACTGCTGGAAGAGGTCCGCAGCGCCCCGCTGGATGATGCCGCGCGGAACCGGCTGGCGGAGATCCACGAACGCTCTGTGAAGGAACTCGAGGATGGCCTGGCCCCGGAGCTCATCGACGAACTGCACCGGATCAACCTGCCCTTCACCGACGACTCCACGCCGTCGGACGCCGAACTGCGGATCGCCCAGGCCCAGCTGGTCGGCTGGCTCGAAGGGCTGTTCCACGGTATCCAGACCGCCATCGCCGCGCAGCAGGCCGCCACTCAGCAGATGGCGGCGCGGATGCAGATGCGCCAGCTCCCGCCCGGCACGGTTGTCGCCCCCGGCGTGGTCATTGGTAACGACGGGGAACCCCGCCGCGCTGACGGAGCGGAATCGGAAAACCCGGCCGGTCCCGGCACCCGCACCCCGGGCCAGTACCTCTGAGCCCGGTGGCGCTGTTCGGAGCCGCCCGCCAGGCCCGGCGGGACGATAAGGAACTGGGCAAAGGCATCTGGCGGCGCACCCATGACCGGTTCCGCCGCGGGCTGGACCGCTACCATCAGGTTCTTGAAGGCGTCCAAGACGAGGAACTCTACGGCGAGCTCCTGGTCATCGCCGACGAACTCGCCGCGCTGCTGCCCAGGGTGCGTGCCTACTGTATGGCAGCCCACGAGCTGTATCCGAGCGATGGCATGGATATCCCCGGCGGGAACCTGGCCGCCGTCCACCGCTGCCTGTCCAAGGCCGGCAACTCCCTGGCCGCGGCCGCGCAGGCCGCCGCCATGATCCGGCTGGATCCCGGACACTCCGATGCACCCTCCAGCGGTTCGGCCAGCGTTGAAAACGTACGACGGCGCGCCGATATCGTGATCGAGGACGTCGCGGACGCGCAGCGCTACCTTGAAACCCGGTAGCGGCGCCGCCGGGCAATAGCGGAGCCATTCGGCTGTGGACCGCCATTGGCCCGAAGTCTGACCTAACCTGAACCCATGCAGCTGGCAATAGTGCTCATCGTGCTCGGATTGATTCTGGGACTTCCCACCATCGCGTATCGATACTCGCGGCCGCGGCGGCCCGGCGAACCGTTCGGGCATGTGCGGACGGTTCTGCTGAGCCTGAGCCTGATCGGGTTGCTGCTGGTCATCGTGGGAGCGGCGTTGTACCTCGGCGGCTAGCAGGGCAGGCTATCCACTGTGGTGGTCGGGAATCTGATGTCGGGTCCGTCGGCGGGTTCTCGTTATCGGCTCGACCGGCCAGGGAGCTATGGTGCTTCCGTCGGCGCCATGGCCACGGCCCACATCCCTCTGGCGTTCGCCCCGTCCACCTTTATATCGATTAGGGTGGCGGGCAGTTCCACAGTGGTCCTAACGGCCGCCCCGCAGGGAATGATGCCGGAACTGATTTCACTGTCGGCCCCAGTGATCTTCACCGACATGGAACTGGGGCCTTTGCAGGCCATATCGATTCGGTGCCAGCCGGGATTCTCCGGTGTTAAGCTCATCCCGGCGTCACTGCCCGGTGCAAGGCCGCCGGCGCTCATCGAGGCTCCTGCCCCCTGCCACTCGTCATCTCCTAAGGCGGTCCGCGCCCAGAGCGCCGGATCGGTCTCGTTCAGGTTTGCTGATTCAGTCGACGCGCCGCCTATGCAGGCGGTCAACGCAAGAAGCAGGATGGCAGCAGCGGCGAGAGATGTCGAAGGACGGGGCATGACGACAGCCTAGCCGACGCCCGAAATTTGCAGGCGCCCCTCGGCTGGGAAGAACTCGTCCCCGCCCGAACCCAACAATTCAGCAGCAAAACTTGCCGTTAACGTGTTCAGGGGATTCGAGACAAACTCGAATCCCCTGAACTGGAGCCCCCTGCCAGAATCGAACTGGCGACCTTTTCATTACGAGTGAAACGCTCTACCGACTGAGCTAAGGAGGCCGGGCTTCCAAGCCGGATAACCGGCCAGAATCCACAAGGAACAACTATAGGAGAGCAAGGGCGCGCTGGTCAAAACCGGCTTAGCAAACAGTGCCCTCGTCCGGCATCGTGCCCTCGATGAAATAGCTGTCCACGGCGTCCTGCACGCAGCTGTCGCCGCGGCTATACGCGGTATGCCCTTGCGCCTCGTAGGTCAGCAGTGAGGCAGATTCCAGCTGATCCGTCATGGAAACGGCCCATTCGTACGGGGTGGCCGGGTCGCCGGTGGTGCCGATGACCAGGATCGGATCCGCTCCCGCTGCGTCAACCGGTGCGGGCGTGCGCACCGGCTCCGCCGGCCAGTTCTCGCAGGTGGTGCCGCCGTAGGCGAGGTACCGGCCCAGCGTTGGCGAGGCTTCCTCTAGTTCCGCCGCATTTTCCTTCATGCCCGCCAAATCGGATTCCATCGGATAGTCCAGGCAGTTGATGGCGGTAAAGGCCGCTGTGCTGTTGGAGGTGTAGTTGCCGTCCGCCTGACGCTCGGCGCCCAGGTCTGCGAGGTACAGCATGTCCGTCGGATCGCCGTCGAATGCGCCGTCCAGCGCACGGGTCAGAAGCGGCCAGTTCACGTCGTTGTACAGCGGAACGATGAACCCCGAGACGAAGGTACTCACGGTGACGAGGCGGCCGTCCTCGGCAGTCAGCGGGTTGGCCTCGACGGACTGGATCAAATCCTGGATCTGGCCGACGGCCTGGTCCACGGTTCCGGACAGGGGGCATTCCGCGGACGCCAGGCAGCTTTCCGCGTAGCTGCGGATCGCGCCTTCGAACGCCTTGGCCTGGCCGAGCGTCACCTGCTCATTGGTCAGCGACGGATCCATCGCCCCGTCGAGCACCATCCGGCCCACCCGCTCCGGAAAGAGGTCCGCATAGGTTGCTCCGAGGAAGGTGCCGTAGGAGAAGCCCAGGTAATTCAGCTTGGCGTCCCCGACCACCGCGCGGATGATGTCCATGTCCTTGGCGGCGCTGGCGGTGTCCACGTGGGCCAGGACTTCGCCGGTCTTCGCCGCGCACTTCTCGGCCAGCTCGGCCGCGTCCTCCCTGGCTTCGGCGATGCCGGCATCGCTGTCCAGGTCATACTGCACCTCCCGTGCGGCATCCCGCTCCGCGTCGGTCATGCAGGTGACCGGGGCCGAACGCTTCACACCGCGGGGGTCGAAGCCCACAATGTCGTAGCTGCCGCGCAGTTCCTCGGTGGTCATCTGCTCCAGCGAGCCACGCACGGTGTCATAGCCCGAACCGCCTGGACCGCCGGGGTTCAGCAGGATGGATCCTAAGGAATCGCCGTCCGTGGTGCTGCGGATCGCAGCGATCTTGATACTCTCGCCGTCCGGATCGGCATAATCGACCGGGACTTCGATGTCCGCGCACTCGAACCGGCCTTCGCAGCTTTCCCAGCTGACCGACTGGTTGTAGTAGGGCCTCAGCTGCTCGTCCACGCTGCCGACCACTTCAGGCGACGGCGACGGCGGGGCCTGAGTTGTGCCTGGCAGCAGCCCGCACCCGGCCAGCAGGAAAAGCACGACGGCGGCCGCTGCGGTTTTGGCGCTGGGGCCGGATCGTCGCGGTAGGGTGCGCATCAATTGTTCTCCTGGATTGTGGTCAAGAATCAGAGCAGGCTGACTGCCATGGCCTCCATGGCCAATACCGGGGCCACGTTGGTGCTGAGCCGTTTGCGGGTCTGGGCGATGGCGTCCAACCTCTCCAACGTCTTCTCGGGGGTCGATTGTTCCGCGTAGGAGGTCAGCTCCGGCCGCAGGTACTCGTTGACCAGGTCCGACGACGCGCCCAGCTGGAGGGCCAGGACGTCCCGGTAGAACGTGGTCAGGTCGATCATGACGCGGTCGAGGGAATCGCTCACGCTGCGCTTGGCCCGTCGTTTCTGCTCGTCCTCCAGCTGCTTTAGCTGGCTGCGCATGGCTGGCGGCAACGTGCCTTTCTCCGGCGCGCCGAGGGTGTGCAGCAGGGCCTCGCGCTCGGCAGCGTTGCGCTGCTCGGAGGCAGCGGCGGCGTCGGCATTGGAGATTTCCACCAGTTCGCCGGCGGCCATGACGGCATCGGAGACGCCGCGCAGGCGCAGCGGCAGCCGGACAATCGTATCCCGGCGGCTGCGGGCGTCCTCATTGGCGGCAAGCCGTCGGGCCACGCCGATGTGGCTCTGCGAAACCCGGGCGGCGAACTCCGCGAGTTCGGGCGTGGCACCGTCGCGGCGGACCAGCAGTTCGGCCACATCGCCCACCGGGGGAATGCGCAGGCCCACGGGGCGGCAGCGCGAGCGGATGGTGACCAGTACGTCCGCCGGGCTCGGCGCGCAGAGCAGCCAGATGGTCCGCGGCGGCGGCTCCTCGATGGCCTTGAGCAGCACATTGGTGGTCCGCTCCGCCATGCGGTCGGCATCTTCGATGATGATCACGCGCCAGCGGCCCGAAGACGGTTTGTCCTGCGCCTTGGTGACCCAGTCGCGGACCTCGCGGATGGTGAAGGACACGTTCTCCGTCACCATGGCGGAGACGTCCGCGTTGGTGCCGCCCAAAACGGTGTGGCAGGCATGGCACTCCCCGCAGCCGCGGGCGGCGGGATCTGGTTGCTCGCACAGCAGCGCGGCGGCGAAGGACCGTGCAGCATTGGACCGGCCGGAGCCGGGCGGACCGGTGAACAGCCAGGCGTGGTTGGGCCGCTCGGCGGCTGCGGCACGGCTGAGCTGCTCCACCACAGCGGCCTGGCCGGGCAGATCGGACCAGACGCTCATGCCAGCAACCCGTCGATGCGCTTAACGATGGCGTCGGTCAGGGCGCCGCGGTCGGTTCGGGCGTCCAGCACCAGGTACTCGTCGGGCCGCGCCGCGGCCAGTTCCAGGAACGCGGCCCTGATCCGCCCGTGGAAGTCATCCGGCTCGGATTCCAGCCGGTCTTCGGCCGCTTCGCCGGCCAGCCGCCGGTCGCGGCCGTCGTGGGGCGCAACATCGAGCAGCACCGTGACATCGGGCAGCAGCGAAGCCGTGGCCCACAGGTTGATGTCCCGCACCGCGGCGATGCCCAGTTCCCGCCCGGCACCTTGATAAGCCACCGACGAGTCGATGAAACGGTCGCACAGCACAATCTCGCCGCGCTCCAGAGCCGGGAGGATCACCTGTTGGACGTGGGCCGCCCGTGAGGCGGCAAAAATCAAAGCTTCGGTGCGGGCGTCGATCTCGCCGTGGCCATGGTCCAGCACCAGGGAGCGCAGCTTTTCGCCGATGGGCGTGCCGCCCGGCTCCCGCGTCCGCAGCACTGCGTGTCCGGCGGCTTCCAGCCGGGCCTGGACGGCGGCTGCCTGGGTGGACTTGCCTGCCCCGTCGCCGCCCTCGAACGCGATGAACAGTCCCGTGCGCGCGCCAGCAGGGGAGTGGGTACCGGGGGAAGTCACCCAATTAGCCTACCGTGCCAAAGAAAGGTCACGAGTTAACCTGTGGACGGCCCGCGGGATTAACCTAGCTGTCATGAGCCAGAGCGCACCCCAGCATCCAGACCACCTTGCCCCGGACACCGTGGTGGTTTCCGCCGGCCGCCCGGAGCGGACCCACGATTCCCCGGTGAACCCGCCGGTGGTGCTGTCCTCGACGTTCTTCGGGCTAGGCGAAGTCGTCGCGGGCGACCGTGCCTACGGGCGTTACTCCAACCCCACCTGGGACCCGTTCGAGGAAACCCTGGGCGAGCTCGAGGGCGCAGAACTGCCTGCCCTAGTCTTCGCGTCGGGACTGGCCGCCGTGGCTGCGGCGCTGTCCCTGGTTCCCGCCGGCGGCGTGGTTGTCATGCCGCAGCACAGCTACCAGGGCAGCCTGGCTTTGGCCCAAGACCTGGCCGGGCGCGGCGCGGTGAAGATCCGCACCGT belongs to Arthrobacter crystallopoietes and includes:
- a CDS encoding DNA polymerase III subunit delta', which encodes MSVWSDLPGQAAVVEQLSRAAAAERPNHAWLFTGPPGSGRSNAARSFAAALLCEQPDPAARGCGECHACHTVLGGTNADVSAMVTENVSFTIREVRDWVTKAQDKPSSGRWRVIIIEDADRMAERTTNVLLKAIEEPPPRTIWLLCAPSPADVLVTIRSRCRPVGLRIPPVGDVAELLVRRDGATPELAEFAARVSQSHIGVARRLAANEDARSRRDTIVRLPLRLRGVSDAVMAAGELVEISNADAAAASEQRNAAEREALLHTLGAPEKGTLPPAMRSQLKQLEDEQKRRAKRSVSDSLDRVMIDLTTFYRDVLALQLGASSDLVNEYLRPELTSYAEQSTPEKTLERLDAIAQTRKRLSTNVAPVLAMEAMAVSLL
- the tmk gene encoding dTMP kinase codes for the protein MTSPGTHSPAGARTGLFIAFEGGDGAGKSTQAAAVQARLEAAGHAVLRTREPGGTPIGEKLRSLVLDHGHGEIDARTEALIFAASRAAHVQQVILPALERGEIVLCDRFIDSSVAYQGAGRELGIAAVRDINLWATASLLPDVTVLLDVAPHDGRDRRLAGEAAEDRLESEPDDFHGRIRAAFLELAAARPDEYLVLDARTDRGALTDAIVKRIDGLLA
- a CDS encoding alpha/beta hydrolase; the encoded protein is MRTLPRRSGPSAKTAAAAVVLFLLAGCGLLPGTTQAPPSPSPEVVGSVDEQLRPYYNQSVSWESCEGRFECADIEVPVDYADPDGESIKIAAIRSTTDGDSLGSILLNPGGPGGSGYDTVRGSLEQMTTEELRGSYDIVGFDPRGVKRSAPVTCMTDAERDAAREVQYDLDSDAGIAEAREDAAELAEKCAAKTGEVLAHVDTASAAKDMDIIRAVVGDAKLNYLGFSYGTFLGATYADLFPERVGRMVLDGAMDPSLTNEQVTLGQAKAFEGAIRSYAESCLASAECPLSGTVDQAVGQIQDLIQSVEANPLTAEDGRLVTVSTFVSGFIVPLYNDVNWPLLTRALDGAFDGDPTDMLYLADLGAERQADGNYTSNSTAAFTAINCLDYPMESDLAGMKENAAELEEASPTLGRYLAYGGTTCENWPAEPVRTPAPVDAAGADPILVIGTTGDPATPYEWAVSMTDQLESASLLTYEAQGHTAYSRGDSCVQDAVDSYFIEGTMPDEGTVC